The genomic stretch GCACCTTGGGTGGGCCTCTGAATTTTCTAAGAGCCACAAAGTAAGCTCCCGCCTTCTCCAAATTTGGCATTTCTGAGATAAACATGCTTGGTGTTTTTCCAAGTTAAGTCAAGCTGCAAACTGGATCTGGCATCtcattttccttttttcttttatcaTTTGCAGGATACGCACCATTGTTTCACAGTAGTGGCACAGTAACATGCCATCACAATTTTACAACCTGTTgattaaaatttgaatttatttgaaatgtAACAATCTAAAATAATGCTAATAAAAACATATGTTTTGAGATAAGTTCACTTTCACAGAACAGCAATAATGAGATATAATTAGAGAAGTAAAAGGGACCACGCTTCTTCCTTACACCGAGATAATGGATTCATGCTGCTTTCTGTGGTAGTTTGATCAAATcacaaatgttctcaattactgGTAGAAGCTTCACAGACGAGTTTAAATGGCCAGTATTGTGTAAGCATTATTGCAAGATATTGTGATATGATTATCTGATCTTTTAGGCATTTAAGAAGCTGATAAAGAAAGTCATTAGATGGAAGACACACAGCAGATGGAAGCATGGGCCAACTAACAGGTTCCTAATATATTTTGCAATTCCATCAAAGTGTTGCTGCCAATGTATCTCACACAGTTTAGTGTTTTTCAGCTACGGCCAAGAGAAACTTCTTGAGTTCTTTAGCAGTTATGACAGTACGAACGAAAGTGAGTAAAACACCGCCTTGAACCCTTCCTCCAATTGTATCATAGTTCATTGTTCCAATACATTTTGTCTGTCAGTTTTTACTTTCCTCAGATTGGTAGCAGCTATCTGGATATGCTCCCACAGTAAAGAGTTTAAACCACTTGTTCCTGAGCTTAGTGAAGGTTATACTCTCATAAACGTAAGTATATCACTACCAGTTTACCTTGGGTTCTTATATTACTTATTAGTTCTGACTCGCTAATGCATGTTTTCCAGAAACCTGATGCTCATTCTATCCACCTTTTGTCATTAAAACAGTGGTGCTTTGACGAAGTTATCCATCGTAAGGTGTTCACAGATCATGTTCAGATAACAGCAATAGTCAGGGCGCTTGGGGTGCCACTGCGAGTGGAATACCTCTTTCAAGAAGCTGGTCCAGACCTCTACACTGTCCACGATTCCCATGAAGTTCCTCTGGTGACCCTGCTATACACGAATGAGCATTATGacatcttataccgtgatgagCGGTGCAGTCAGCAGATTGCCCAGGTACAGAGTTATGATAGTCCAAGTTTGAATTCTTAATTAAAAACTGCCTAGTTGGCTATTTCCTCGTAAGTTGGGTCTCGTTTTGTGAGTCATCCAAAGTCCGTCAAATGATTGGATCCTTCTATTCAACTTATATTAAATCTGTCCCACTGATTAGACCAAATAACCCATGCTTTGTTTGCTTGCTACACTAACAGTTTAATAAGGGTAAAGCAAAAGTGGTGCAAGCCCTTGtgccagcatcagcacgaaATGGATCTTGTGCATCTGCCATGGGCGCCGCTGTTCGAGTGGGCTGGTTAGTATTCGTATCAGTCTGCAATTCAGTTCTCTCCTGGATTGCAGGCTGCTGCTATTGCAAACGCCAGCAGCCACAGGCCCCTTCTCCAGAGTTTAGCTGGTTATCTGTGATGGGGTCACCAATCATTAATTCTGATTGTAAGTGCTTCAATTATATCCATGCTTCTTGTTTCAAATTAACCTCATCTTGATGGCTTGCTTAGTTGGATACAATTGATGATTGAATGGGCAAGTTGTTTCTACTTTTCAGCAAGCTGTACCATTTCTGCATGCACAATGTGCATTGAAGCACAACATAGACTAGCCTTTGAGAGATTAAACGGGAGAGGATCCTTCACTTTCAAGGCTAAGGTGCCAGCTGAACCTAAAAAGACTTGCTACAGGACAGGTGTTTGGAACCGTGAGGATGGGGCCCATGTTGAGGAGGTTCTTCTAGTTATTGCTGCAAAAGGGGGTGTACTAACTCAGCGTGTTCCAAACAACATCAAGCTCCCCATTGATGGCTTTTTTACTATAAATATGGATGATATTGGTGGCTATCAGATGATGCGTATTATCTATGCACATGGTCCAATCATTGGAAGCTTATGGGCTGCAAATGGATACTATGACAGCATAactggtgaccatgtgtacagaAGAGTACGAGAGAAGTTCAGGAAGTCAGAGGATGGTGGCCAACATGCTGTAGTTTGCTTTGGTTATAAATTCAATAAGAGAGCCAAGGAATCACATATACACATAATGGATAATCATACAGAGGACGGACCTTTGAGGTGGATAGATTTTTCAGCCTTCGACTATTTTTTCGTTCCTCTGGTCACGCCTGTTGAACTTCATCAATTACAcagaaagaaaaggaaagaaaatcAGACTATTGAAGCATGTGTCACCCGATGTCTTTCTGCATGGGAGAAGAGGATTATGCTTTGGCTCATTGCCCGTGAGATTGAGAGATATTATCGACATCCAAGGAGAAAAGATCATTATGTGCAGATTGCCCGGGTTACACCAATGAGATGATAGAAATAAACTTTTCTATTATTATTGTCTTGATTCTTGAACAAATCAAACATTGTACATTCTGCTGTAGCTTCATTAAAGTCTTGAGTTGGTACATTGATTATTTTTTCCTGATCACATTCTCTTATTGTCTTTGTGATATAATAACTTTGCCTTCACCATTTTGTGCATATACAAAGTAAATCCTACTTCATGCGGATTCAGTAATCAAGGAAGTTGGTCCCATTCCATGCGGATTCTGTATTATGTATGATCCATCAGTCTAACAAAGACAGTTTCTTCGTACTCCTCTATAGACATGATTCCAGTGCATACTACTCACCTCTCGTTACAGGCAGCTGGAGGCAAAGGAGGTTCAGAGTGCAGCATTAGGAGCTGGACACATCTCTGAAAATGTCACTGCTATAGTTGGATGTATTTGTTTTCTGTAGGATGTAAAATGGATATTGCATTTCAGCAGCTATTGTAATGGGCTCTTGTTGAAATTTCAGCAGCAATTGTAATTGACAGATATTGCATTTTAGCAGTAATTGTAATTGATGGATATTGCATTTCAGCAGCAATTGTAATTGACAGATATTGAATTTCAGTGCCAAAAGTGGGTAATTGACATTTCAGTGCCAAAATGCATGTAATTGACAGATATTGCATTCATAGCAGTCATAAAAGATGTAACATCATTGCATCATCCAGAAATTGTTTAGATGTTTGCAAGTGTTAACAGGCATCACATAAGAAAGCAAAAGATCTAAACCAGCTTGTTAGCTAAAAGTTCTTAGCTACTGCTTCCTAAAAATTCTAAAGAGTTGCTGCCACTGTTTCCTGTCCATCAAGGCAGATTAGCTGCTGCTCCCTTTCCTTCCTTGCTCTTCTTTGAAAGTGCTCTTTTCACTGGTGCTTGGTCCCGCTGCCTTCCTCTTCCTTGCTGCAGCGGCCTTGCCTGCCTTTGTGCATGTCGTCAGTGGTGTAGGTATTGGTACAGGCTTATTAGAGCTTATGAAGACACAATCTGGCAATGGACGTTGAGGCTGAGAGAGTGATGTGGATTGAAAATCCTGCATGAAATTACTAGTTAACACATAATCTAACACAAACATTGTTAGCAAGGACACTTTAAGGCTGGAACCTCTCACTTCTCAAGCATGAGATAGCATGGTAACAAGGGACACCTGTCAACTGTCACCTTCTGCAATCACATGTCCTTGCATTGATGTCTACTATGTGCTGGTAATCCTTTATCTCTTGGAAGACACCCTGCCCTGATGGTGAAGCAAAACACATATTTGCAACTCTGCATTTTTTGCGACTCTTTTCCTAATCTTGGGACAGAAAGCACCttgtatatttttttctaaGGGCACTCTTAGGGCAGAAACTATGAAGTAGTTTCTATATACTAGGATGTTGTGTCAAGAAACTATGCTACTCAATGCAACATTTCTAGGGCCTTGTTTCACCCTGAAaacaaaaatttttcaaaattccccgtcacatcgaatcttgtggcacatgtatgaaacattaaatatagacgaaaacaaaaactaattacacagtttagctgtaaatcacgagacgaatcttttgatcctagttagtccatgattggataatatttgtcacaaacaaacgaaaatgctacaataccgaaaactttttatttttccgaactaaacaaggccctcctCTCCCGGATCCTCTGCTCCTGCTTTCTTCTTCCCTACTCTCCAACATACAGCCCGGTGACCGGTGAGCTCGGGACGTGACAGCGTGGTCAAGCTACGGTCCGGGTACAGGCGAGGGGGCCGCGAGCTCcgcaggcgccgccgccggacggCCATTGCCGTGGGCGGGGCGCCAGGCGGACACGGTGGCATGGGCGGCGAGGTGCTCAGACTGGATCAGACCAGAGACGTTGCCGACGTCGTTCCGGGGCTGCTGTGCCTCTTACCAACATAAGGCCAACACATGCCAACATGCATGGATTCCACGATGGAGTGCAGGAAGGCCTCGTGGAGGCCAACGCCCGTGCCGTGGCTGCTGTGCCTCCTGCTCTCCATGGACGCGTCCATGGACAGTGCGGGTGACTTCGCTCAACTTGTCGAAGCATCCGTGGATGCGGCACGGCGCTCTTCGAGGCCGGCAGCGTGGGCTTCATGCCCGTCGACCACAGGACGAGCTCGTCAGTGACGCCGTGACGCTGCTGCCTAGTGATGAGGCTTGCGGAGCAGCCGCCAGGGCACGTGTCCGCACAGTTGAACTTGGCTTGCGTGCGCGGCCGCGGTGCCGCCGGAGCTCGCGTGAGGCTGGTAATCTCCTTCGTGGCGAGGCCTGGGCGCACCGGATCTGGAGGAAGGGGATAGAAACGAAGGTGCCCTCCCCCAACGCGATttgcgttttttttttttttacaagcaACGGGGGGAGCCGTTCCCCATCTAAAATTGGCCCGAAACGCCCCGTGAAGTAATACATGTTTCAAATTACAGATCACCTAGTTGGTGATAAGTGGGGGGCGGGGGGCGGGGGTGTAGAAACCATATTACAATACTTTCTATGCAATCTATCCTTGGCCTGAACTAGTCATTTGAGAGAAATTTGTGATTATAGGACTCCAATCGTGTGGGTTTCGCTATAATAGGACTCTAAACATTTGCTTCGCTAAAATGACTCCTGAATTGTTACAACTTTGCTATTATAACATTTGAGACTTAAATTGAATGTTTTGTACTCAAATATCTTCCAAAGTTGAAATATTTTTAATTAATGATCATATTGCCCTTAGGGGCTAATAACCAGCCTTGCCTGGCCGGCTGCTACGCCTGGCCGGCTGCTGCCCCTGGCCGGCTGCTGCACTGCTGCTATGCAAGTTCAGCTGAGGAAATGCTCTCCACCGGCCCAAGTTCATTAGACGCACTGTAGAAAGCCGCCACCCGTGCATCTGCTGCTGGCTGACTGAAATTCACAATTTACAAATCTGGCAACACAGCACCAGGACCGACTGAAATATATTTCATTGATGATTAACGTGTTACTGTTagcgcggctgctgctgcttgtcACAACCACAAATGTAACACAAATAAGCAAAAATATGGATCCAAGCCATAGATTCAACCATAATTATAACACAAACAAGATCATCTAATAAATCCACTATTTGTAACAATCACAACCACATGTTATAATACAATAATCCAAGGTGCATGAATAAAACACGAGTCTACATCTCATCAAACACTAAAAAAATTCATTCGAAGCGTAGCTTCCTCTTTAGAGTCATCTTCTTTGGTGCCGTAGTCATAGTCATGGGAGTACTAGCGTCGGGTTGTGAAGATGTGCCCTCTCCTAATAACATTGCAAGTTTGCTGCACATAAATTGGAATCACCAAATGAACTACTGTATGGTTCATTTGTAATAAAAAATTACCTTCTTGTCACCCTCCCTTTCTGCTGCTAAATTACtataatttgaaaaaaaatagtgcatgaaaaaaaaatattacggCGGACCTATAACACTCTGCTAAATTACTAcgacaagaaaaaaaatatagtgcATGAAAAAAACTATTATGGTGAACCTATAACACTTTATACTGCTAAATTACTACGACAAGAAAAAAATTATAGTGCATGGAATACCTTTCAACTTCAACCACGGGAATGTTGTACTCTATTGCCGGATGATGAACAGTGGGCAACAATGATCTCGCCAGAGCTGTGGAGTCCGCTGCCGGCAATTGCTGACCATTCTTCAAGGCACCAGGGGCCATCGCCAGGCCAGCAGGGGCCGCGGCCAGGCCGGCAGCCAAGCCAGCCGTGGCCCCGTCCACACCGGCGGCCAGCCCAGCAGCCAGACTGGGCGCCACCACGACTGGTCGGTCTAGGGCTTCGGGAGGGTCTCCATCCATGACGAAACGCGGGAAGGAGGGACGGCCGTGCGGCGTGGGCAGAGGCTGGCGGTCAGCGGGCTGTGGACGGCGCGGCCGGCGGGCAGAGGCGCTTGGTCTAGGGCCAACACTAGAGAGGCACGTGAGGGAGAGTCGTGCGATGGTGGGCAGCGACGCGCTGTTACGTGAAACGGGAGATCAATCCATTACCCTGAAGAGCATTATGGTCAATACGTGAAAGTATTTCAATTTGGTTTAAGATTTGATTAGAATACGTTGAATTCAAGGATCCAAATGTCATTATAGCAAACTGTCAATATTTCAGAAGTTATTTTTACAAAGCCGATGTTACGAATCCTATTATAGCGAAGCCCACACGATTGGAATGTTATAATAGCAAATTTCTCGCCATTTGAAAATAGCTGCACCAAGACTGGGGTATGTGTCTTTTCTTGGCTGAGAACCCGTGACTCCATAGCTGAGCAGCGGATTTGCAGCGGCTGAGAAGCTGGACAGCTGAAACATTTTCTTGCCTGAAGACCTTAGCGTTTCTGAGTTTCCAAATTTCCCAGCAGGCGAGCGCTAGGAAAGCCGGAAATTCGTCGACGAGAATCCCAGGAGAGGGAGTGACCGAGGGAAGGTTTTGATGCTGAATTCCAACCATAGAGTTTAGATTAAGGCGTTTCCAGAAGCTTACAGCGATTGCACAGCCTCCAATGATATGATCCGGGGTTTCCTCGCTCGCATTGCACACTTGACAGGTTGCGTCTTGTACAATGTGTTTTTTGCGGAGCACAGACCTACTTTGAATCCTTCTCTGGACTAGGAGCCACATGAACAATTGCACACGGGGGGAGCTGAGTTTTTCCAGACAAAGTTTGCCCCAAGATCATTGTGTTGCCCCCTAGATTTGAGGAGTGTGTACAGGGCCCCGGTGTCAAGGCCAGACTCTCCCTTGCTGAAAACCGAGAGTCTCTTGTCTGTCGAGCTGTCCAGGTTGACACCCCCCCAGAAGCTGCTGTACAAAATGCAATTCAGTTGTTGCCCTCGCAGTCAGCCTTGGCACCAACGAGTTAGGCAGACCATTGTTGAACATTTCTGCGACAGTACAGTCCTTGTCATTGCAGTGGCTGTAGAGAGCTGGGCACAAATCTTCCAGGGACTCATCCTGGAACCAGACATCATGGCAAAAGGAGCAGGTGGTATTTGCGTAGTTTATTCCACTCTCGATCGTAGCGTAGACGTCGTATAAGCTTTGCATTTCCTTCTCTTTTTTCCCATTGTACTTAACTTTCTGTCTTCTCTATAGGTGTCAGCCTAACACAAAAACTCAGATGTTATTTGGAAAAATCGCAAATCGCTTTGTTGACTAGTGAAAAAATCGCCTTACAAACCGTTCTGACTCTGAAATCTTGGGCAATGAGCCAAAGACGTGCAGTGCAGTTGTGCAGATTCAAACCTGATCCCACGTTGCATCTCAGGGATATTTAAACAGAAGACATGCAAGTAAACATAACAACAAATTGAATCTCAGCACCGTCCTGTAATTTAGCAATTTTCAGCTGTCAAGTCGAACCCTACCAAGGGCTGTGTTCGGTTGGCAAATCATTCCATCTGATCAAAGGTTATATAAATTAGCCAAACAATTCGGTTAAGAATCAATCAAATGTATGGTTCCTGGGAACCGAACGCGACCTATGTTTAATCGAACTGTGGAGGGTTGTTCACTCAGGGTTCAAGAGCGGTGGAGACACTGCTCTCCTTGCTCCCAGCCAAGGTTGCCAAGATcgtagactatatagttgagttgGATTCGGCTTCGTATAAAACTGTAAGAGGGTGTTTAGTTTCCCTTTTATTGCAAAAAATGTTAGGTTTTGatctattattttatataatggaactaaacaccatgtaaaattttttataaaaaagtgtttattctccattttagattttggcctcaagacgctaaaaaaccaaaaaaagccTCAAGAGACTCCAATGAGGAtgataaattctgcattttggatggaactaaacataaccATAAATTTTTTGGCATTTTACATTCTATCATTTCAAAGTAGTTGACATTTtatattttgaatttttttgaactaaacatcccctaaatatgaaaatataaaaacgtaGACTCTACTTAggaggtgtttagttcccctcttattccaaaaaaaattaggtTTTGGTTCGCCATTTTGCATAATGAAACTAAACACCATATAATTTTTTTGATAAAAAGgtggttattctccattttgaATTTAGGCCTCAAGAGGCAAAAAAACAAAAGCCCAAAAAAAACTTCAAGAGGCCCTCAtgagggcaataaattctgtattttgGATAAAACTAAACATAACCCTGAAAATTTTGACATTTTGCATTCCATCGTTTTGAAGTAGTTGgcatggggaactaaacacccccttactAGGATTGTAGAATCAGACCACTTAATTAAGATCATAAAGATGTAAAATCATGAGGAATGCTAAGCCCCCGCCCACAAGGTATTTGATGTTTGTTCGATTTGAGTGGGGGAAGAAAGACGTCGTCCGATTTGTCTTTGGTGGCAGTGCGGGCTCTAGGCCATCCTCCTTCTCCTCCTGGATCTGAGCCCACCGAAGATGAAGACAACAACAGTGGTAGCTAGGGTTCTGGCAagcctctctttctcttttttctccATCTCCAGCGAGCATAGAAGAGACTCAGGCCAGACGGTGAAGTAGGCGAGTGATTTAGAGGCTTTTTGCGGCGATAGCAATGACCGAGCTAGGTTTAGGCGGccgagggggggggggtggcgAAGCTATGGCGAGAGGTGGGGGTGGGGAGACGAGCAGCTAGCGAGCGGCTGAAAGAAGGAgaaaaacaataaaaaaaatgtGTGTGGGGTTGTGGCCTGTGCGCAAATGACATACTCAAAATCATACATTTTAACAACTCGTATTGTGTACATATAGCTTGTGAATTAGACGGCAAAAAGTTAGGAGGTGTTTGGTTTCCTCCGGTAAACTTTActgtccatcacatcgaatgtttggacacatgtatggagcaactTTATGACTTGTTTCATTGCTTGTTGGTCTAGCTTACCTGGGCCAAACAACACTATCCAGTCTCGTTCCATCAAACATGAGATTGCTAGGCAGCGTTTTGACTTTTGAGGTCCAATCCAAATAGGCGCTTAGATTCCATGGACATGACTGCTACCACCACTAGCTCTCCTCTCCATCTCGAGGAATTGGCCAAGCGACGGCGCCCCGCTGCCGTTCTCCAGGTGGCTCCGGAGGCAGAGCGAGAGCAGCAGGGCCCTGACCCTGAGCTTGCCGCTCCTGGCCGCCCTCGCGCTCGGGCGGCGCCGGCTCTCCATGGCGTCCACGAGGCCGATGAGGCTTGCCAGCGTCACGCCGCCTCTGGTGCGCGGCAAGGACCAGGCCGACTACAGCAGGCAGTAAAAAGTTAACGTAAGATCATTACATTTTTGAGATGCTAGAAACAAAACTCCGTAATTCCTACGACGCTAGTACAAAATTGCCAGTGATGAAACCGTTGTGGCATGAATTGCATTTTGGATTTGTGAATTAGCGAGCTGGGGCAGGGTGTGGCTTCGATCCGGACGGACGTACCTCGGTGTCGAAATCAGTCGAGGGCAATGAAGAAGCGCTGTGAGAAGAGGTGAAGTTGGTGGCGAAGGAGGCTGATGAACCAGATCGATTGGCAGCTCCGAGCAGTCCAGCTCGTGCATTCAAAGCCCCAAGGCCAA from Sorghum bicolor cultivar BTx623 chromosome 3, Sorghum_bicolor_NCBIv3, whole genome shotgun sequence encodes the following:
- the LOC8085840 gene encoding uncharacterized protein LOC8085840, which translates into the protein MSHAEVVARAKWTRSRRTIDMAVDQTAEADELPSQSMKQVKSPTTWPGKVYKKSLWRKVLDRIGKSSGNYTRVDPHVSYQTVNMSGIIRHYNLIEMVARQVECGSNALNFCRGYSEFRPVHGDGECFYRSFIFSYLEQVLHRQDTHEEHRLLAAVKGVARQHAHLGWASEFSKSHKAFKKLIKKVIRWKTHSRWKHGPTNSYGQEKLLEFFSSYDSTNEIFTFLRLVAAIWICSHSKEFKPLVPELSEGYTLINKPDAHSIHLLSLKQWCFDEVIHRKVFTDHVQITAIVRALGVPLRVEYLFQEAGPDLYTVHDSHEVPLVTLLYTNEHYDILYRDERCSQQIAQFNKGKAKVVQALVPASARNGSCASAMGAAVRVGWLVFVSVCNSVLSWIAGCCYCKRQQPQAPSPEFSWLSVMGSPIINSDSSCTISACTMCIEAQHRLAFERLNGRGSFTFKAKVPAEPKKTCYRTGVWNREDGAHVEEVLLVIAAKGGVLTQRVPNNIKLPIDGFFTINMDDIGGYQMMRIIYAHGPIIGSLWAANGYYDSITGDHVYRRVREKFRKSEDGGQHAVVCFGYKFNKRAKESHIHIMDNHTEDGPLRWIDFSAFDYFFVPLVTPVELHQLHRKKRKENQTIEACVTRCLSAWEKRIMLWLIAREIERYYRHPRRKDHYVQIARVTPMR
- the LOC8057780 gene encoding uncharacterized protein LOC8057780; translation: MAEDGWPLGLGALNARAGLLGAANRSGSSASFATNFTSSHSASSLPSTDFDTESAWSLPRTRGGVTLASLIGLVDAMESRRRPSARAARSGKLRVRALLLSLCLRSHLENGSGAPSLGQFLEMERRASGGSSHVHGI